The Aricia agestis chromosome 8, ilAriAges1.1, whole genome shotgun sequence genomic sequence tACTTTGTAGTAATATTTGCACACTCATTGTAGTAGAATATGTGGAAAATGTAAAAGCCAACACCTTATTGTACCATATTCCTAAATCCTAaacaaataaaatgattttgatttgatttgggAACAAagagacatgagggaaaaaaatactttgttttataatatgtatatacagggtgtaacaaaaataagtgatgatactttagggtgtgtacgtgttccttgtagagagttcaatgtgaaagtagcagcgctgaaagaccaacattttttttcacttttgtatggggaaactcgtggcgcaggggctcttgcccatacaaaagtgaagaaaaatgttggtctttcagcgctgctactttcatagtgaactctctacaaggaacacgtacctacacatcctaaagtatcatcacttatttttgttacacactgcaTATAGATATTGTCTCTATTCTGTTCACAGAAAGCCTATTCTCAAGTTCGTCGGAGTCATCCAGGGGCTCCAGTATAAAAAGCGGTTACTCGACCCGACTGAAGGCGTTCCGCAAAACTCTCGCGCCTAAATTACAGGAGAAAGCGgtaatttaatattagtttaaaatttaaatcattaacttttgtttcacttttaaagctaagacccaatttcaccaacctgtttgttaaatcctaataaggcattacttaacggaccttggaaaattaaacagactgttaaaatatcccacagtaaaaatgtaacagcggattagtaaatgcaatattaagtgaacaacgagtgaacaactatcaattcgttcattcttgttattgTTACACCCTATGTTATTACGTTAGGGTAACTAGAATGAGCGTTCATAAATAAAATCCTGTTGGTAACTGGATTACGTTTATTACGCAAACGACCACTCGGGTTGCTGCACCAAGAACACTCTACTAATATTTTACATGTTAGCTGTTCACCACATGCATCGAACATCGATATAATATAACGACACATGATCACATCGatatacaatatattgtgtTGTGTAATACATTATATTGTATATCGATGGGATATAAGGCgatgaaattgcaatgtacaagattaatacgacatgtttgctgcaatgtgtcactttcttccatagtagtataatagtaaataaagcgaccaaattaaaatatcactgatcgcatacatttgttacgctataatagttgttcttaatttaccaggttaataattttaataattattatctgtcaaagctgaaaacatgaatcataatacaaacttttatttacatatttcggttcgtaattttgatacaagttagtatatttgcaatgtcaaggaaaatccgaaagctgaatttttggcaaagtgaaaataaataattattcataactttgaaaataattaataataaggacgtagcggaaacatggcggaaagactcaaaagtcaaaacagattcttttattgatattgcatattattattatattgcatattgtctttgaaagttgttattttgactcatataacagtctgttaaatatttaacggacctccatagcaggaattaaatttaacgccgtgttaggtgatttaacatgacattagggcatggtggaacgctcgatagttCTAACAGGCCATttactgatttaacaagccattattaatttaagattgcttgatgaaactgggtctaaggcataaaacttaaataacctTTCTTAATTACTAAAGTAACAACACATTTGTTACTCCTCTGCGGCTGATGGTATCGCTACAGAACCTTACAGCATATTCTTTTCACTCCCAATAACCAAGTGAACTATACAAAGTTTGCTTTCCCCGCTACGCCAGACTTATCAATCAATGTtagttgtttataataataaataatatattttctttttctcaaTTTTTTCTTTCAGCTACTGGACGATTCTACACAAGGTAAAGTTTAACtttgttaaaatatgtattgtatcCTATaatctgtatattatgtatgtattgtataagtaaggacttaatattataaatgtgaaagtgtctgtctgtctgttacctcttcacgctgaaaccactgaaccgattttgctgaaatttggcatggagataagtactttgagtcgcgggaaagcacataggatagtttttatcccggaaaaatgtacggttcccacttcccacgcgataaatgaattttggcgcaacggagttgtgggcgttatcttgtaaacaatattttataagttattgTTTTCATCCcgttttttaaggttccgtacccaaagggtaaaaacggaaccctattactaacacttcgatgtctgtctgtctgtctgtccgtctgtctgtctccaggctgtatctcaagaaccgctatagctagacttctgaaattttcacagattatttatatctgttgccgctataacaacaaatactaaaaacaatataattaaatatttaagaggggctatTACCTATACTATACaccaaatgtgatttttttggtatttttgactcataatccataatggcaacatgtagacacttgaaattttcacaaaatctacaattatatgtgtattttaatatttaataataaaataaataataaaggggtCTCTCATACAAAAGACACAATTTTTTCTTACTTTTGCTCTGAatacttcgtgcgcgagtccgactcgcacttggccgatttttttgttAGACCATCTTGTTTTATTGTGAGTCTACATAGTCTATCTACATATAATTAACATTTGAAACATTTGAatcttatttttcaaaaatgtttcaGGGACGCGATCATCAGTTTCACTGCGTGTTGTGACACTCGGAATGCCAGAATGCCCTTCTACATCAGACTATTCACCAAAAAAGCCCTAAAGTATTGTTAATGAGTTTTATACGAATGTtttctttgtgatttttataCGATTTTGAAATGCTTCCGAAGTTGTGTTTGTTTCAAAGTTTTTATCTGATATGTCAACCTATGTACATTCATATTAAACTTGTTATAATACGTAATCAAAAaataactaacataatattatcagataataattaaaagtatgaCACATGTTATCACTGATGTGACAAGATAATAGGCCGGAATAAAATAACTGTCCTCcatttttggaagttggttaaatgGTCAACAAGTAGGTAATTACAGTATGTAGTATGTAATAGGTAAACCTACACAAGCTTATATTCTTTGGACTTTGTAATAAACcaaaatgaaaattatgaaaAGAGTAAATAAACAATTGACTTAAataatttgtgttttatttcTTTCCATTAGCTGAAGTGACTGTCACCACAAGACTCATTCTACAtagtaaacatttaaatttgTCATTTGTTACaagttttcaaaaattttaatagcGCAGCAAAAACTTCTATACTCGTAATCTATTGGCAAgatacatatttacaaataaaatttcagGTGGGACTAAAGCATTATTGTCGGAAGTTGAATATCATGAATACAGTAACATGACCTGTACAAATGATTATTTATGCAGAATAGAGTTATTACATTTGTAAGCATAAGTCCTACTGAGACAAACCTCAGAAATTTAGATATCTCAAAAGAAGGCACAAGGATTTGAAAATTGTTGAGCTGATAAAAATCATCCAAATTGTGTGCTATTCTAACAGTGTGGAATACTGATGCTACTATTCTAACTTATGTTTCTACTTATGAAGTAAGGCGCTGTGCAGACGACgcacagtggtccgaaatcgctaaatagtggacattcgcaaaaaagttcgattttggtgtggaaaaaaataccatctgatagattttaagagtagtaacaataaatccttattaagttttttataaaaatgtatatttaaggtgaaaaaaaaaacaaaatgttgtatgggaaagaatctataaatagagtttttgtaaaaacgactaagtcattctggttcagttttgaaacaagtaaagttctagtggtaaattttttttctaaaccttacataccactagaactttacttgtttcagaAATGAACTAGAATGACCTAGCAGTTattgcaaaaaatctatttatagattcctcatctccatacaacattttagtgattttttttttcaccttaaaaaaatacatttttataaaaaacttaattactCTTTAGGACATCTTTCGAATAGTAGtttttccacacctaaaaagtaagtaaaattatttcaaaattttgaacccctctactgcaaaaggctgcacgtaaaatttcgtaattttttttctaaaccttatataccactagaaattttcttgtttcaaaaatgaaccagaatgacttagtagtttttgcaaaaactctatttatagattctttcccatacaacattttcgtaattatgttttttcaccttaaatatacatttttataaaaaacttaataaggatttattgttactcctcttaaaatctatcggatggtatttttttctacaccaaaatcgaacttttttgcgaatgtccactatttagcgatttcggaccacacgcgacggggcggggcgggccggtcaacttcgctgcgtacgcccgtcgatgtctgcggctgcccgcgccgcgtatacaaagcacacgccgcgccgtctgcgttactgcatgtaaactggtttgtgtgatccacggcgggcaatGCGCCGCCAGTGAACGCCGGGCACCTGgagcgcggtctttttgcccaccgtgtgcgttggtaataatataggattccctttgtgctattgTTTGCAGCGAAACTGACCTACCCACCCCGCTccttcgtctgcaaagcgcctaataGAATAGAAGGATGTATGAAATTTGAACAGTAATAAAACCCTCAAAGTAGTATACAGGAACTCGACTATTATATAACAGTCAATAGGCCGAGACAACTTTTAATCTCTGGGCAACATAATCACTGTCTGTATGACTTCAATGTAGACTTCAAATAATTTATCACaaattattaatacaaaaagataaataaaacgttaataaatagagaataaataataattcactgAATAATTTCAAATTGTACAATGGCTTTACCTAGTTTCATATTCTgagaaatataattttcttaCATTTTCCATATTATTGTTTAATCCACATTCCAAATACAAATTTCAAAGTTATAATTACAACAGGTGAGAtggtgaaataataataattttctaatatttgTGTAAATTACCATTCTAACACTGTTTAACAAACTACCACGTCAAGaaaattcatcataatatttattatctagTTTAATTTAGCTACTCGACAAAGAGTACATAGTGGCTGGAATACGAACTGCCCAAGCCGAACAGCATGGGAATCTCAATAGTGAGAAGACTGTGTGTCGCCATGTAATACTTGTCACTGGTGCTAAAATATACTCGCCCACTTTTTCTTTCACATTGCCATATAGGACCATCACTAATTTCGAACAGTGTTAGAATATCAAAGCGTCATAAGTCAGGGAACCGTAAAGGATCCTCTACAAAGTCTTCCGGTATAATGAATAAGTCTGGTGGTATGTCATCACGAAAATCAAATTTTTGAAAGGTTATTTTTGCAGTCACCGTTGGGAGAATGGGTATATCCACTTTGACTGGAAAACCTTTGGGCAGCTTCATTGCAACGAATTGACGAAGTTTAGCAAAGTGCTTAAACGGCGCAATCACTTCCAAAACATTAAGGAGCATGTCTACACTCAGGGGAAAGTCATCACTCATAGCGATCGTAGCCCTGAAGTTTCTCGATGATTCTTTGTACACCAACTCTCGACCTAAACTGGGGTACTGGCCTGGAAGGGATGATATGTATGCTGGCCAATCCACACCACATTCTGGGGGAGGGTTTAAAGAAGCTCTTCGTACAGGTTCACCATTAGTATCTAAATTTTGTGTGTTTCCTTTTGTCAAGCTTTCAATGATAGCCTTATTTTTCTGTAGGTCATCCGTGGACAAATGTTCTCTCCTCTTACGTGACTCCAAAACGAGCCCTGTTATGGTGTAAATGTCACTTTTGTATAATCCAGCCACTGTTTCTTTTCGATCTTCCCTGAATATCCATCCTGACTGAGCTCTAGAGAACAATATACCCTTTGTAGACATCTGTGCGGCTAGTATGTCGCTGGACATCAACAAGTCAACTTCATCTTCTATTTCATTTTCTGTTTCCTCGTATCTAACATGTTGGTAGACTTTGGTTTTATTATCGAGCACAGTCAGAGACTCGCTGGGTGCTTTTTCTCCTTGAAAGATAAAAGATATATCACCTCTCTCCCATTTCATGTCCGTAAAATCGACAAGTGTGGTGTCTAATCTGATGCCACACCCAGATTTATAAATTTTGCACACATCAGAGGGCAAAATTCTAGACACCAAAGGCACCCAGGAATGAAAATCCCATTTGAGTTCCAtgtaaaaatcttgaatttgtgACAGAGCTCTTATTAGGTCGGGCCTTCTGACCTCCATTTGCTCGCGAGCTTGCTGTTTCAGTTTGCGGACCAACGAGGATATAGTCTGACGGTCGCCGTAGCTTATGGCTTCTGCGAGAGGTGACCAACCTGCTAGATTTTTAACTTTCACGGGTGCACCGTGAGCCAGCAGCAGCTGCACGCACTCCTTGCGCCCCAACATTACGGCTAAGTGTAAGGCTGTATTTCCATGTTTATCCTTACGTGTCACGTCGTTGAATCTCAGTAAAGACGAAAGTTTTCGAACATCGCCTACGAACACGCACTCGTGCAGAGGATACGACTCATCGTCCTCGTTTCCGTTAACGTTCGACATGTCGGAAGCGTTATTCCTTTGAATTCATAGCTTTGAATCTCTTCACTGAGGCAAATTTAACGAATGCTTTTCTAATCGATATGATAAGATTATTTTGTGgtactataataaataacttgAAAACTCAAATATGTTGACACCATTCTTTGTAcgtattaaattacacatattattgatatatttattcttttaaaacattatattcatataaaatacaataaatatttttcagaaatAACTTGTAATAAATCCCCACTTtgattgacaaatgacaatcgCGCAAGATtctgatttgacatttgacaacgAAGTTTGAATCGGTGTTGCTAGTTGCTACatttaatcaatattttttgcgattaaaataaaattgggaGGCACTGGGCATTGCAGTTGGCAAAAAAAGGCTCACCAACCTTCGTGTTGCTAACGACATTGTTCTGTTTGCTTCCACAGCCTCAGAACTGCAAAAAATGCTCCAAGACCTGAGCACGGCAAGCGCAGTATAATATTAGGAGTAAAGCTTCTCGATAAAATAAGAAACACCATACTGCGCTCCCAAACGGGCATCAAGGGCGTAGGTGTCAAGGCGGCCAAGCTGAAGTGGGAGTGGGCGGGTCACGTTAGCCGcatgcatcccgaccgctgggcaagggtctcaacagagtgggcacccgaagatggacgccgccgccgaggccggcctagaaaaaggTGGCGTGACGAGCTGGAAGCATATCAGCCAGGCTGGCtatcggtggcgcaggagcgagaacagTGGAAGATCCTGGGGAGGCCTTTGCTCAGCCCAGCTGTGGGACATTAtaggctaataaaaaatatcttatgcCCGGGCTGCACCTGCGTAGTGCtgcgtgcttaaaacgataccattggacgaccTGCGTTTATCGTCACTATCGTCCAATGGTCATCGTCCCATTACTCATAGGCCATAGGCCATAGCACGAAGCGTcatcgtacgatagacgcatgtgcggccgcgccATTACAatataagctatgtccacactaagCGCTTTCATTTTCAATGTTCGTCATCTTccttcattcaactttcgttttggcgcattcaataattgaatgcgtcaacgaacgcaacgccaacattgtcatttttggaTTTgcatacggtcagagggcatgcgtcgtgggactgcgctataacgcatgcccttgacgaacagaaaaaggcacagtatgGACAaaacgacagtatataaataagtctatggacAAAACCTATGGAGAAAactatatacatacatataccgattagtgattactgattactgattagtcCGTACCGACAATTGACAAGACTGATTGTGGAATTTGTGGAATGTGGTCAAACTTCAAAgcgaacgtgggtgacattgacgggagcgctgctggtaaaggagaactgtcaaacatatctcaaaattcaaaaattacgtttttctatgatagaagccatagataaagtaataaagtacctcaatgatagaagcgtttagttcatgtttagttccttttctcgccacgttcaaataaagccttgtcgaactgtatttgTCAATTTATAGGCAAATAATAGTAGGAACCTACGTAGGAACAGACCTGAGGAACAGACGCTCCAACTACTATATAACTTTATGGCcaatacagtactcccaaatgaATAAAGCGCCAAGTCCGAGTAAGATTCACTAAACACCCGAATTTATATATGAAACGTAAAGGCGTGTTCAGACATGCGCGTTTGTAATGTATGAAAATCAGCTTTAtatgtaactagctgttgcccgcgacttcgtccgcgtggacttcagtttatagcgcgcggtgtcaacagaATTGGTGacaaaaccttttttttatatcaaattttaaagcttatttagctttttacacaacttagctgcattacacaactttagctttacctacccataaactatttagtatataaatactaaatagtttatgggtatgctgttgtttctgatatctatgtttgtaggtgagttatttgataacgtgtatggcaatcgaaagaatcgaaaaacttagctcaacatggtaccacctgttatagaaatacatatgagcaagcgatagcgcgatctaggcgactcttggcgctaTCTGTTATGAGTtgtggaactaacttaatttgaacaaatttacgcgtAAAcatccccttacaacccctttttccagtaaaaaagtagcctatgtcctttctcaggctttagactatctgtgtacaaaatttcattacaatcgaatcagtagttttggcgctgttgtttctgatatctaagttgttgttgttgttgttgagtTATtgattaataacatgtataataatcgaaagaatcgaaacaCTTAGATTAACATAGTaacacctcttatagaaatacaatacatatgagcaagcgatagcgcgatctaggcgactcttggcgccatctgttatgagtttttggaactaacttaatttgaactttacgcattttcacccccttacaacccatttttccaattaaaaagtagcctatgtcctttctcaggcttttagactatctgtgtacaaaattacattacaatcggttcagtagttttggcgtgaaaacgagacagccagacagatagacagacagagagacagacagaaatactttcgcatttataatattagtatagaagtatagaagGTAGTATAGATTTAGCACAGAACCTCAAATTGCTATGGCGTTTGGGAATACACGCGACACGCGCTGAATCCTCCCGCGCAGAAAACGCGTAAAAGTCGCGCACGTCTAAACGCGCCGTAAGAGCCCTAAataatgcacttgcattttgcaccttgtgtTAGaggaaataaaagtaaatatcatatagccggtggctgtcacGTATTCCGAAACTCTAAAGTTTCTCATAAGTTTTAGTTGGGATTTGACGAGATTTGATTGGCTGCTGTTCCGTCAGATGGCACTGGCCCGTAAACTGCTTAGAGCTAGGAAcacaattattgtttttgtaattCGTATTTCGTTGagcggaaaaattgacagaaagAAACGCGTAAATTGTGATTGTGGGAGGCGATTTGtttgttgaatatttatttaccaaGGAATAAATTGagttacaattattttacaaagatAAGACTTGCGAACTAAACTTTTATAAACGtgtttttttatcacatttgtGTTTCACATAAAAATCGCAGAACAAAATGGACTGATAAGCTTTTACGTATCGAGCAGTATCTTATGAAGTAAGCTTTTTAATTCGgggtttaaattatttaattcgaaTTATTCGATTGAATGATTTGAGTAAATTAAATTGCCAATTATTTTTCGGTCCTTAAACAATCCATTAGTTGTGTTTTAACTAAGTTCCAATAAGAAGCTTATGCAGCagtaaaagaagaaaataaaaacatgtaaGTATTCTTTAATTAATTAGTATTATGCAAGTAAGGGAGCTAGTATAAGTGTTTATCAATTCTGTTTTTCCttcatataatataaacttatacattgaaaataattctaaaaacatattttgcattTACTGAGGaaaaattaacatattttgCATTTACTGAggaaaaattaaatacataaagaGTTATCATTGACAAAAGTTTTCCATTGACAAAAATtcagaaatataaaaataagaaataaaatcaatatgCTTTCTAGTCCTTCTAAAGAAACACAATTCATGTGTTAAATACTGGTCAGTTTAGGCTGGTCACTGTTGCTATTTTTTCTCTAAAAAGCCCTATACTAACTTttacaaagtttaaaaaattaggTGTTTATGTGACTTAGGTGTATGGTAGGTATTTTTCATTCCTcctttaattcatgaagccctaagcggccgcaataacaatagataagctattgtatctggttattccacgatcgatgggttaaataCGGTATATACTTACTAGTTTAGGTATTTGGTATTCTGTTGAAAGACAGACCGAAATGTGAGTGTAAGTACaaaatagcaatgttggcccaataataaataaataaataaaataaaaataggagCTCCACGTAGCGGGGATATGtctacttataattattgaacCAAAAAAATTGGGATAGGTTTTTAAACCTTTACCAAGATAAGGGGTTGAAGTGTTTTTTCCATACTAACAAGGTCACACATTTCGGGCTGTCTTTTGTCAGGGGTTGATTtgtgagaaaagtttatctgagcttttttgctccccttggtgCGTGCAcattatcgattggtatattaaaaggggtggtcatagggggatgcattttttcgtcaaaagtctttttcccatagtgccccgtttcctccAGGCCAACCGAGTATTATCTTAAttttcatattcatattttgtACATTCGTTTTTAAATACTGATATCACTCCACAAATACTTAATTTAcctgtatttttttaagtttaataagaatgccttatttaaaaatctttttatattttaatgattgtaCAGATGAGGTTAATAAACTTTTAGTATGATAAAGTTACTACATTtcttcatattataatgaataatatgaaaaaaaaataatactttttaataatgAATGGAAATatctgtgagttgtgactgatAAAGTTGGTAAACAAATCCGTTTTGAACTTCAATAGGTAATGTGTTTTGTGATAAGAATGGATGTTGTTTGATTTGTGTTGTGTAGGTACACCGGCACACTGCTGATAATAATCgttataaatacttttattactgCTATAAAGCCTATAATATTACTGTATATTCTACATTACATGGATAATTTAGCGGACTTGAATTTATCTTTTGCAAGTTTggttatacttaaaaataaattgaactATGTGAGTGTTTTGGATTCTATTATTCCATTTCATCATTAAATTAGTAACTGCACTATtgaattgttattaaaaaaattatcatcacTAATTACGAATGAACCTTGAAGCTGGACAGAGCATTTTATCATAGCAatcaataatacaaaatattgttaaggaaaaattaatgtttaatgtTACAAAAATAGTCTGCCCTAGTTACTGGTTAACAAATCTACTTAAATCACTATTAGGGCCTCGCTACACCGGAagggcagcggcgaggcgagaaCTTTCAGCGTCATATCgtttgagaagtctacggccgcccgtggccgctcatGGCTGCTGGcagccgcgatttctcaagcgatactatgtattacaataatgaagataaagtttaaaatcatatgacactgaaagtgctcgcctcgccgctgccattccggtgtggcgcggccctaaagtgatgtttatttatgatttgttTTTGCTTATAAGATGGATGGTACAAAGGTAAATAATAGCTAAATTAATTGCGAACTAATCTATAGACTTTAGTATAATATAACAGTCAGTTTTGTAATGAGTTGGCGACGATACAGCAATC encodes the following:
- the LOC121729920 gene encoding ankyrin repeat domain-containing protein 13C, producing MSNVNGNEDDESYPLHECVFVGDVRKLSSLLRFNDVTRKDKHGNTALHLAVMLGRKECVQLLLAHGAPVKVKNLAGWSPLAEAISYGDRQTISSLVRKLKQQAREQMEVRRPDLIRALSQIQDFYMELKWDFHSWVPLVSRILPSDVCKIYKSGCGIRLDTTLVDFTDMKWERGDISFIFQGEKAPSESLTVLDNKTKVYQHVRYEETENEIEDEVDLLMSSDILAAQMSTKGILFSRAQSGWIFREDRKETVAGLYKSDIYTITGLVLESRKRREHLSTDDLQKNKAIIESLTKGNTQNLDTNGEPVRRASLNPPPECGVDWPAYISSLPGQYPSLGRELVYKESSRNFRATIAMSDDFPLSVDMLLNVLEVIAPFKHFAKLRQFVAMKLPKGFPVKVDIPILPTVTAKITFQKFDFRDDIPPDLFIIPEDFVEDPLRFPDL